A stretch of Telopea speciosissima isolate NSW1024214 ecotype Mountain lineage chromosome 11, Tspe_v1, whole genome shotgun sequence DNA encodes these proteins:
- the LOC122645219 gene encoding uncharacterized protein LOC122645219, producing MASKEAERAGAEIVYGKEACDRFSEELMKELGFPSGVLPTGELVECGRVKATGFVWWKCKSAYEHFNVATNTKASYTAETTAYVEKGKMKKMTGVKTRQLMVWVSIVEMHIEGNKITFKTAMGVGKSFPLISFMNEEEKKIYLQQNGEA from the coding sequence ATGGCTAGCAAGGAAGCTGAAAGAGCAGGGGCAGAAATTGTCTATGGAAAGGAAGCCTGTGACCGATTTTCGGAGGAACTAATGAAAGAACTTGGATTCCCTAGTGGTGTTCTTCCAACAGGAGAGCTTGTAGAATGTGGGAGAGTGAAAGCTACAGGATTTGTGTGGTGGAAATGCAAGTCAGCCTATGAACATTTCAATGTAGCAACCAACACTAAAGCAAGTTATACTGCAGAGACAACAGCTTATGTGGAGaaagggaagatgaagaagatgacagGAGTGAAGACTAGGCAATTGATGGTGTGGGTATCCATTGTGGAGATGCATATTGAAGGCAATAAGATCACTTTTAAGACAGCTATGGGGGTAGGCAAATCTTTCCCTCTCATATCTTTcatgaatgaagaagaaaagaagatctaTCTCCAACAAAATGGTGAAGCCTAG
- the LOC122646433 gene encoding protein NRT1/ PTR FAMILY 4.6-like → MAVQVFMDWKGNPINKERHGGAKAAFFICFMVVMTNMSYAPTFLNLVTYLRGTMHMDVATASTTVTNFFGATCAFALLGGFISDSYITRFKTLLLFAPLVFLGFVLLTFQAYFPSLRPPACDTSGQQSNCKQVHGSKAAVLYIALYMIALGEGCLRANLPPFGADQFDDDVISKSRRKSSYFNWLNVSIFGGSVMGLILIVWIESSKGWVEGLSVTSAVMLLGVIVFAFGFKSYRHQIPRGSPLTRMLQVLVAAIKKRNLPLPENGAELLYQGSPDEEMIGEILPHTKSLRFLDKASILQGPKGNWSLCSVTQVEETKIVLRMLPIFLSALFAYIPIPQLLTFTIQQGNTMNTTLGKINVSPVSLVTIPIFLQAIILIFYDRLFVPLASKFTGHRTGITHLQRIAVGYIVVSLAGVTAALIERKRKSIAEEHGLINLGTQVPMSVLWLGLQFFGIVIIDVFTYVGLLEFFNNEASRGMKSLGTAIFWCILGLASLLGSTLVELVNKYTRHGSGIGEQGWLGGNNLNQNHLDRFYWLLAVLGLVGFLNYLFWATKYVHRKTSVDLDDEI, encoded by the exons ATGGCTGTTCAAGTTTTTATGGATTGGAAGGGAAACCCCATCAACAAAGAGAGACATGGTGGAGCAAAAGCTGCTTTTTTCATCTGCT TTATGGTGGTGATGACAAACATGTCTTATGCACCAACCTTTCTAAACTTGGTGACTTATCTTCGAGGTACCATGCATATGGATGTTGCCACTGCCTCCACCACTGTGACTAACTTCTTTGGTGCTACATGCGCATTTGCTTTGCTTGGTGGCTTCATCTCAGACTCTTACATCACTAGATTCAAAACTTTACTTCTTTTTGCTCCTCTAGTTTTCCTT GGCTTTGTATTGCTTAcatttcaagcatatttcccaTCACTTAGGCCACCAGCATGTGACACTTCGGGGCAACAAAGCAACTGCAAACAAGTCCATGGCTCCAAAGCTGCTGTTCTCTACATAGCCTTATACATGATAGCATTAGGTGAAGGATGTTTAAGAGCAAATCTCCCACCATTTGGTGCAGATCAGTTTGATGATGATGTTATCAGCAAATCTCGGCGAAAATCGAGCTATTTCAACTGGTTAAATGTTTCCATTTTTGGAGGATCAGTGATGGGTTTAATCTTGATAGTATGGATTGAATCAAGCAAAGGATGGGTTGAAGGTCTCTCTGTAACTTCAGCTGTTATGTTATTAGGAGTCATAGTATTTGCATTTGGTTTTAAATCCTACCGGCATCAAATCCCAAGAGGTAGCCCTCTTACTAGAATGTTGCAG gtTTTGGTGGCtgcaattaagaaaagaaatctTCCCTTACCAGAAAATGGAGCAGAATTATTATATCAAGGATCTCCTGATGAAGAGATGATAGGAGAGATACTCCCACACACAAAGAGTCTCAG ATTCTTGGACAAAGCTTCAATTCTACAAGGGCCGAAAGGGAATTGGTCTCTTTGCAGTGTGACCCAAGTAGAGGAGACTAAAATTGTCCTCCGAATGCTCCCAATATTCCTAAGTGCATTGTTTGCTTACATTCCCATACCACAACTTCTAACATTTACCATTCAACAAGGAAACACAATGAACACTACACTAGGGAAGATCAATGTCTCCCCTGTTTCTCTTGTGACTATCCCTATATTTTTACAAGCAATCATCTTGATCTTCTATGATCGATTATTCGTGCCGCTTGCAAGTAAATTCACAGGACATAGAACTGGCATCACCCACTTGCAACGGATCGCCGTCGGCTACATAGTAGTCTCATTAGCTGGTGTTACTGCTGCTTTGATagagaggaaaaggaaaagcaTTGCAGAGGAACATGGGCTAATTAACTTAGGAACTCAAGTGCCCATGTCTGTGTTATGGCTTGGGCTTCAATTTTTTGGTATTGTTATCATAGATGTGTTTACCTATGTTGGATTGCTAGAATTCTTCAATAATGAAGCTTCAAGGGGGATGAAATCACTTGGAACTGCCATCTTTTGGTGTATCCTTGGGTTAGCTTCCTTGTTGGGCTCTACTCTTGTGGAACTAGTTAATAAGTACACCAGACATGGAAGTGGTATAGGAGAACAAGGGTGGTTAGGAGGAAACAATTTGAATCAGAATCATCTTGATCGATTCTATTGGTTGCTAGCAGTCCTTGGCCTTGTGGGCTTCTTGAATTATTTGTTTTGGGCTACCAAATATGTTCATAGGAAAACTAGTGTTGATTTGGATgatgaaatttga